The sequence ATCGGGAAAAAACTTCAAGAAGATGCCCTCGTGGCTATCGTCATCTCCTTTGCGGGTATCATTTTATACATTGCGGCGCGATTCGAACTCCGGTTCGGCGTGGCCGCTGCGTTAGCCACATTTCACGACGTCTTGGCCGTGGTCGGAGCTTTTTACGTATTAGACAAGGAAATCACCCTCTTGGTCGTGACGGCGCTTTTGACGCTTGCGGGGTACTCGTTGACGGACACCGTCGTTATCTTCGACCGGATCAGAGAGAATCTCAAATCACGCCGACGCGAGAGCGAGGAAGCGACGATCAACACCGCCGTCAATCAAGTGCTGAGCCGCACGATTGTGACGAGCGTCACGGTTGTGCTCGTTCTCATTCCATTGACCTTGACGGGGGGAGAAGTCCTGCACGATTTCTCATTGGCGCTTCTCTGGGGCGTCATCTTCGGTACCTATTCATCCGTATTCGTCGCCAGCCCGCTCTTGCTCATGTGGCCAGGCACGTCGGGTCGACTCTTGAAACGAAACTGAGCGAATGGTGGAATAAAAGGGCGCCGCTCGTGAAGCGTCGTTCGTTGCTCGCTTCCGAAGATCATTCAGCGCATTTCACGAGGTACGCGTCACCCTTCACAGGTTTCCGCATCCTTTGCGGAGCACTCTTATGACACTCTGGAGCCGGTCTCACAGTCTCCAGCAGAAGATCATCGCAGCGATTGTGATGGTCGGTCTCCTGCCACTGGTCCTCCTCCTGGCCTTGATTTACGTGGAAGAACGGCGTGCCCTACGGGAGTCCACGGGGGCTAATTTTAAGGAGGCGGCTGTCGAAGCAGCTCGTCGGATCGAAATGCACGTGAGCCGAAGTATGAATGAGGCCCAACAGCTCGCGACCACACCCTTTCTCCGTACTGCCGTTTCGGAAGCCAACCGTACCTATGAAGGCAAGGACGCGCAGAGCATTTCAGAGATCATCCATGATTGGCAACAGCGCTGGAAGCAACGTGAGAAGCGAAGCGAGTTTCCTCTCTTTGTCAACCAAATCGTGACCAATTACTTGATTCAGTGGCATGAGATTCGACGGACTGACTATGTCGGAATCCTGATCACGGATGGACAGGGAGCCTTAGTCGTAAGCTCTATTCCACAAGTCGAATACTCCTATGCCAAAACCACGTGGTGGCAAGCAGTAGTCAAAGAGGGAGGTCAACAACCCTATGTGAGTGAAATCGCCTTCGACCCGGCCTTTGGGACACACGTCCTTGCCGTAGCGGCGCCGATTTTCGATGATCAACGTCGTGCCGTGATCGGGGCTGTGACCATTCTGCTTCGCCGTGACACGTTGTTTCAGTCCATCACGGAAGGGTCGTTCGGTGCGACGGGTCATGCCATTCTGTTCGACTCAGATGGGGGAGTGGTAATCTGTCCGGTGCTTGGGCCTGAAGCCCATTCCGTCGATTCAAAATTGCTCGCGGCACTGGAGGCGTTGAAGCCGGGATGGGCGGTCGTGGACGACGATTCTCACGGTCATACGCAAGCACTGATTGGGTATGCACCTGTGCGGTTTGCCGATCGCCTCGCGAACGGGAGTCTGGGTGGAACCCGTTGGATCACAGTCGTGCGTCAGGATCCCACGGAAACCTTTGCTCCGTTGGATGAGTTGATGGTCAAGATCTTGGTGTTTGGTGTGGCAGTGTTGTTTGGGCTTGGGGCGGTCGGAATCCTCGCCGCTCGTCGAATCGCGAAGCCCATTCGGTTGCTGCAGGAGGGGGTCCAGCAGATCGGAAGCGGTCGGTTAGATCAACGGTTGGATCTCAAAACCGGCGATGAGATCGAACAGCTTGCCGTGGCCTTCAATCACATGGCAATTAATCTGCAACGTTCATTCGGTCAGCTGGAACAGCGAGTGACAGAGGTGCGGCAGCTGGAGGAGAAATATCGAGATCTGATCGAACATGCCCCTGAAATGATCTGCCAACTGGATCGAGGCGGTCGGCTCGTTCACGTCAATAAGACCGGCCTCGACAAGCTTAGATACGCACATGATGAAATCTTGGGGATGAAACTATGGGATCTCGTTCCTCATGGGCAGGAATCGAAGGTGTTGCACTATCTCGAACAGCTTGTCAGTTATGGACACAGTTCAATGGAGACGGTGTTGCTGGCGAAGGATGGCCGTCATATCGATGTGGAGATTCACGCGACGGCGCTGATCGATCACGATCGAGGCGGGTTGGTGCATTCACGTGCCTTCGTCCGGGATGTCACCGAACGACGCCGGTTAGAGCAGGAACTACAGCGGTACACGGCGGGATTGGAACAGGCGATTTCCGATCGCACCAGGGAGTTAAGTGCCTCACAGGCTCGCTACAAAGCGTTGTTCGATTTCGTGGCTGACTCCGTATTGATGGTGAGTCCCGAAGGGACGGTTGTCGCCGTGAACGAACGGGAAGTGCAAGTATTGGGTTATACCGAATCGGACATCATGGGAACAAATATTCTCGAAATCGTTCCCAAGGAATACCATCAGACCTTTACCGGCTGGTTGGGTGATGTCAGCACAGAAGCGCGGCAGGTCCCGACGCAGGAAATCATGGTGTACCATGCGGAGCGACATGAGATGCCGGTGGAAATGGACTTGATTCGAGTGGGTGAGACCGACCCATTGCTCGTCATGGTGCAGCTTCGCGATATTACCGATCGGAAGAAACTTCAACACCAACTACAATCGTACCGCGAAGATCTCGAATTGAAAGTGAGTGAGCGCACGCGAGAAATCGAAGAAACCAAGCAGTATTTGGAAAATCTGCTCGAGAATGCCAACGATGTCATCTATATCCTCGACCTGGATCAGCACTTTACCTACGTCAACAGCAAAGTCAATGCGTGGGGCTATCGCAAAGATGATCTCATCGGTCGTCCGTATCTCTCGCTCCTGTCTCGGCGCCATCGAGGACGGCGACTGAAGAACACATTGGATATCGGCGCCAAGCAGGTGTATGAAGTTGAAGTCGTGACGCGCTTGGGGGAACCGCGCACGGTCATGGTCAGCGTCTCTCCTCTGCAAGGGGTGGACGGCCAAACTCTCGGAGTCCTTGGCATCGCGCGTGACATGACAGAGACCAAGAAGCTTGAGCGACAGATTCGAAACGCGGAAAAACTGGCGTCCATTGGGAAGCTCGCTGCGGGTGTGGCGCATGAAATCAACAACCCGCTCGGAGGGATCCTGAATTGTCTGTATAACCTTCGAAAGGGAACGCTATCGGCGGCACGTCAAGAGGAATATTGGGCCTCTATGGAGTCCGGCGTCCGGCGTGTTCAAAAAATCGTTCGACAGCTGCTCGATTTTTCGCAGCAGCACGAACCAGAATTCAGCTCGACCGATATCAATCGAATCGTTGAGCAGGTACTGGTCCTGACGACCCATCTCTTTGCTCCCAATAACATCCGGTTGGACATTTTCCCAGGTCATGACTTACCGAGTGTCATGGTCGATCGGCACATGATCGAACAGGTCTTGATGAATCTCATCTTGAACGCCGTGCAGGCTATGAAAAAGGGTGGGACTTTGACCATCCGGACATCCGTGGAGGAGGGAATGTGCCGCGTGGATGTCGCCGACACCGGATCAGGCATTCCTGCCTCAGTGCTGCCACGCGTCTTCGATCCATTTTTTACCACCAAAGGTGAGGGAGAAGGGACGGGACTCGGACTTTCAGTCAATCTTGGTATCATGGAGCGTCATGGAGGAAGAATCGTGGTGGAGAGTGAGGTCGGAAAAGGAACGACGTTTACCCTCTGCTTGCCTGTGTCACGAGTGCGCTCCCTCGCGGAGAAGGAAGTATGAAGGGCTTGAACCTATTGCTGGTGGACGATGAGCCCTTGATGCGTCTATCCATGATGGATGCGTTGGAGGCTGTCGGTTGCCACGTCCATGCGGCATCGACAGGGACGGAAGGGATTGAAGCACTTCACGCAAAATCCTTTGATGTGGTGATTACTGATCTCCGGTTGCCGGGCGCAGATGGGTTAGCGGTATTGAAAGCGGCCAAAGAAAAGGATCCGCTGACAGAGGTGCTCGTCATCACCGCCCATGGTTCTGTGGAAACGGCCGTGGGAGCCATGAAGTTGGGGGCTTTCGATTATGTCACGAAACCCTTTCAGATGGACGAATTGCTGTTGATCGTCGAGCGGGTCGGCGCGGTGATTGCTTTACGCCGCGAGAATCAGGATCTCAAACACCAACTCGAAGATAAGTTTTGTTTTAATGGCATCTTAGGGGCAAACAGTCATATGCGTGCCGTCCTCGATAAGATCAAGTTGGTGGCTGAGACCGACTCGACCGTGCTGATCGTCGGCGAGAGCGGAACCGGCAAGGAACTTGTCGCGAATGCGTTGCATCAGAACAGCTCCCGGCGAGGATATCCATTGATTAAGGTGAGCTGCGCAGCTTTGCCGGAGACACTACTCGAGGCTGAGCTCTTCGGCCATGAGAAAGGCGCGTTCACCGGTGCATTGCGTCAACGGAGGGGCCGGTTCGAAATGGCCAACCGCGGGACCTTATTCCTTGACGAAATCGGAGAAATTTCGCCTGTCGTGCAGGTGAAACTCTTGCGTGTCCTGCAGGAACGGACTTTTGAACGAGTCGGGAGCAATGAGACGATCGAAGCAGATGTTCGACTTGTATGTGCCACGCAAAAGGATTTGCGCAAAGAAGTGGCGCAGGGCCGGTTTCGTGAAGACCTCTTTTATCGACTCAATGTGGTACCGATCGTCGTGCCGCCGCTTCGGCAACGGCAAGAAGACATTTTGGTGATTGCCGAGCATGTGTTGGAAAGTTGTTCGCAGAAGCTGAACAAGCAGTTGCGCGGGTTTTCTCAGCCGGCTCGTGAGTTGTTGCTTCGCTATTCGTATCCAGGAAATGTCCGGGAGTTGCAGAATCTGGTTGAACGGTCTGTGGCATTGGGACGGGACCGGGCGATGGTGCAGCCGATGGACCTCTGTGGATTCCAATCCTGCCCCTATCAGGGGGGAGCTCC is a genomic window of Candidatus Nitrospira kreftii containing:
- a CDS encoding Transcriptional regulatory protein ZraR; translation: MKGLNLLLVDDEPLMRLSMMDALEAVGCHVHAASTGTEGIEALHAKSFDVVITDLRLPGADGLAVLKAAKEKDPLTEVLVITAHGSVETAVGAMKLGAFDYVTKPFQMDELLLIVERVGAVIALRRENQDLKHQLEDKFCFNGILGANSHMRAVLDKIKLVAETDSTVLIVGESGTGKELVANALHQNSSRRGYPLIKVSCAALPETLLEAELFGHEKGAFTGALRQRRGRFEMANRGTLFLDEIGEISPVVQVKLLRVLQERTFERVGSNETIEADVRLVCATQKDLRKEVAQGRFREDLFYRLNVVPIVVPPLRQRQEDILVIAEHVLESCSQKLNKQLRGFSQPARELLLRYSYPGNVRELQNLVERSVALGRDRAMVQPMDLCGFQSCPYQGGAPQEACGFCSEGLTGEKRKKETAMTSLAAAREGFEKDYIVSVLERVEGSRTTASRILGLSRKSLWEKCKRYGIPSAHSDGEESI
- a CDS encoding Signal transduction histidine kinase, with amino-acid sequence MTLWSRSHSLQQKIIAAIVMVGLLPLVLLLALIYVEERRALRESTGANFKEAAVEAARRIEMHVSRSMNEAQQLATTPFLRTAVSEANRTYEGKDAQSISEIIHDWQQRWKQREKRSEFPLFVNQIVTNYLIQWHEIRRTDYVGILITDGQGALVVSSIPQVEYSYAKTTWWQAVVKEGGQQPYVSEIAFDPAFGTHVLAVAAPIFDDQRRAVIGAVTILLRRDTLFQSITEGSFGATGHAILFDSDGGVVICPVLGPEAHSVDSKLLAALEALKPGWAVVDDDSHGHTQALIGYAPVRFADRLANGSLGGTRWITVVRQDPTETFAPLDELMVKILVFGVAVLFGLGAVGILAARRIAKPIRLLQEGVQQIGSGRLDQRLDLKTGDEIEQLAVAFNHMAINLQRSFGQLEQRVTEVRQLEEKYRDLIEHAPEMICQLDRGGRLVHVNKTGLDKLRYAHDEILGMKLWDLVPHGQESKVLHYLEQLVSYGHSSMETVLLAKDGRHIDVEIHATALIDHDRGGLVHSRAFVRDVTERRRLEQELQRYTAGLEQAISDRTRELSASQARYKALFDFVADSVLMVSPEGTVVAVNEREVQVLGYTESDIMGTNILEIVPKEYHQTFTGWLGDVSTEARQVPTQEIMVYHAERHEMPVEMDLIRVGETDPLLVMVQLRDITDRKKLQHQLQSYREDLELKVSERTREIEETKQYLENLLENANDVIYILDLDQHFTYVNSKVNAWGYRKDDLIGRPYLSLLSRRHRGRRLKNTLDIGAKQVYEVEVVTRLGEPRTVMVSVSPLQGVDGQTLGVLGIARDMTETKKLERQIRNAEKLASIGKLAAGVAHEINNPLGGILNCLYNLRKGTLSAARQEEYWASMESGVRRVQKIVRQLLDFSQQHEPEFSSTDINRIVEQVLVLTTHLFAPNNIRLDIFPGHDLPSVMVDRHMIEQVLMNLILNAVQAMKKGGTLTIRTSVEEGMCRVDVADTGSGIPASVLPRVFDPFFTTKGEGEGTGLGLSVNLGIMERHGGRIVVESEVGKGTTFTLCLPVSRVRSLAEKEV
- a CDS encoding Protein translocase subunit SecF — translated: MNSSTMSVQGETKGQQKGARMLEILGKTNIDFMGKRKFTFLFSGVMVLLGLIALVQIGWGSANLGIDFAGGTAVQLKFEQPIRIDEARKALETNGLGNAELQEFGQDNKLLIRVKASTTIEEKIAERVVEIFSKEFPSHKFVVDSTTEIGPTIGKKLQEDALVAIVISFAGIILYIAARFELRFGVAAALATFHDVLAVVGAFYVLDKEITLLVVTALLTLAGYSLTDTVVIFDRIRENLKSRRRESEEATINTAVNQVLSRTIVTSVTVVLVLIPLTLTGGEVLHDFSLALLWGVIFGTYSSVFVASPLLLMWPGTSGRLLKRN